In a genomic window of Algoriphagus halophilus:
- a CDS encoding ABC transporter ATP-binding protein, with product MLIVNNLVKKYGKQNAVDDLSFELKGGEVVGLLGPNGAGKSTTMKCIVGLLRKTSGEITIGGYDHLSVEAKRLFSYIPETPYVYDLLTVKEHFQFIGQAYGVPNWKEKTDELVQLFELEDKQDKLGRDLSKGMRQKVSIVCALIPDPQVLFFDEPMIGLDPKAIKNTRQIFRNLKEAGKTILVSTHLIDSVESIADRIMILKEGKIVGNDTIANLKQQFVQEEGTSLEDLFLELTKDV from the coding sequence ATGTTAATAGTCAATAATCTGGTAAAAAAGTACGGCAAACAGAATGCAGTGGACGACTTATCTTTTGAATTGAAGGGTGGAGAAGTAGTCGGCTTGTTGGGTCCAAATGGGGCAGGGAAAAGTACCACCATGAAATGCATAGTGGGGCTTTTGAGAAAAACTTCTGGAGAAATTACCATTGGCGGGTATGATCATTTATCCGTGGAGGCTAAGAGACTATTTAGCTATATTCCTGAGACCCCATATGTGTATGATTTATTGACGGTCAAAGAACATTTTCAATTCATCGGTCAAGCTTATGGAGTGCCCAATTGGAAAGAAAAAACAGATGAGTTGGTTCAGCTATTTGAACTTGAAGATAAACAGGATAAACTAGGAAGGGATCTTTCCAAAGGGATGAGACAAAAAGTGTCTATTGTTTGTGCTTTGATTCCTGATCCTCAAGTTTTGTTTTTTGATGAACCCATGATTGGGCTGGATCCAAAAGCCATAAAAAATACCAGACAAATTTTCAGGAATCTGAAGGAAGCAGGAAAAACCATTTTAGTGAGTACCCATTTGATTGATAGTGTAGAGTCTATTGCAGATAGAATTATGATCCTGAAAGAGGGGAAAATTGTAGGGAATGATACGATTGCCAATCTTAAGCAACAGTTTGTTCAAGAGGAAGGGACTTCATTAGAGGATTTGTTTCTAGAACTTACCAAAGATGTTTGA
- a CDS encoding putative ABC exporter domain-containing protein, which translates to MFEFRILLRKDILILLNNIKLILKNPLRLLPYGGLLAYFFFIYTMRMKSRPEESGMQTPDLEGIPEVNFALQNVVGGITILALSFFVFQLYRATKKNISFFKMADVNLLFTAPVKPENILIYYMARSILPALGGSILFLFYGASQLADQFELTAGNIVFLVLGFALFFFMIFPLRFLIYTLHTKYGIMNYIKSGVSILGVVLGLMILIPGLMAEKFWQGMFSWVSSPWFNFFPIVGWSRGIMSYVWDQNVILSSCFLMLYGLAYYTIVKLVIQFSGYYYEDVLEATKSNEEKIEKVRGKKQASEASFSMNAKKQLALPDFGVGAKAFYWRNYVHSSRQDFHPLFGIYSLIMTGLGILFAILSRFDWFSHKLFYGYLVVLFVFYFMAGIGRASVGDLKKPFFILIPASWSAKFWNMIKLDLFQILLFSGLMIIPSVFIAELNWAIIPLFLLGMLGFYLIGFSINLIPQIALDESWDRILIKPLLIGGIFIFGIIPSGVASILIFVLTKKFVFGLLTLVLGVAFVTAILLHVTLDVIKKVEFKEV; encoded by the coding sequence ATGTTTGAATTCCGGATACTCCTTAGAAAGGATATTTTAATCCTACTCAACAATATCAAACTAATCCTAAAAAATCCACTTAGGCTCTTGCCATATGGAGGATTGTTGGCCTATTTCTTTTTTATCTATACCATGCGGATGAAGAGTAGGCCAGAAGAATCTGGAATGCAAACTCCAGATTTGGAGGGAATTCCGGAAGTGAATTTTGCCTTGCAAAATGTGGTCGGAGGGATTACCATTCTGGCCTTGTCGTTTTTCGTTTTCCAGCTTTATCGTGCGACGAAAAAGAACATCAGTTTCTTTAAGATGGCGGATGTCAATTTATTATTTACCGCACCGGTGAAACCTGAAAATATTTTGATTTACTACATGGCAAGATCAATACTTCCTGCTTTGGGAGGTAGTATTTTGTTTTTATTTTATGGAGCTAGCCAACTTGCAGATCAGTTTGAACTAACAGCGGGCAACATCGTTTTCTTGGTTTTGGGATTTGCACTTTTCTTCTTTATGATCTTCCCACTGAGATTTTTGATCTATACACTTCATACCAAGTATGGAATCATGAATTACATCAAATCTGGAGTGTCTATACTAGGGGTAGTTTTAGGTTTGATGATTTTAATTCCAGGTCTTATGGCAGAGAAATTCTGGCAAGGGATGTTTTCCTGGGTGAGCTCCCCTTGGTTTAACTTCTTTCCAATTGTGGGTTGGAGTAGGGGGATCATGAGCTATGTCTGGGATCAGAACGTCATTTTATCATCCTGCTTTTTGATGCTTTATGGATTGGCTTATTATACCATCGTAAAATTGGTGATTCAGTTTTCTGGCTATTACTATGAAGATGTATTGGAAGCTACCAAGTCCAATGAAGAAAAAATTGAAAAAGTAAGAGGAAAAAAACAAGCTTCTGAAGCCTCCTTTAGTATGAATGCCAAGAAGCAGTTGGCCTTACCCGACTTTGGGGTGGGTGCAAAAGCATTTTATTGGAGAAATTACGTGCATAGCTCCAGACAGGATTTTCATCCTCTTTTTGGAATTTATTCATTAATCATGACTGGTTTGGGGATTCTATTTGCCATCCTTTCCAGGTTTGATTGGTTTTCGCATAAGTTGTTTTACGGATACCTGGTCGTGCTTTTTGTTTTCTACTTTATGGCTGGTATTGGAAGGGCATCTGTTGGAGATTTAAAAAAGCCATTTTTTATATTAATCCCAGCCAGCTGGTCAGCAAAATTCTGGAATATGATCAAACTGGATCTTTTTCAGATTTTACTGTTTTCTGGCTTAATGATTATTCCATCAGTATTTATTGCAGAATTGAACTGGGCGATCATCCCTTTGTTTTTACTGGGAATGCTAGGGTTTTATTTAATTGGATTTTCCATAAATCTGATACCGCAAATCGCTTTGGATGAAAGTTGGGATCGGATCTTAATCAAGCCTTTGCTCATAGGTGGAATATTTATTTTTGGAATCATTCCTTCAGGAGTTGCCAGTATTTTAATTTTTGTTCTGACTAAAAAGTTTGTGTTTGGTTTATTGACTTTAGTGTTAGGAGTAGCCTTTGTAACCGCTATTTTACTTCATGTAACCTTGGATGTGATTAAAAAGGTAGAATTTAAAGAAGTCTAG
- a CDS encoding aspartate carbamoyltransferase catalytic subunit: protein MSQLSTKHLLGIKNITESDVQLILETAANFKEVINRPIKKVPSLRDITIANVFFENSTRTKLSFELAEKRLSADVVNFSSSNSSVKKGETLVDTVNNILSMKVDMVVMRHSSPGAPHFLSRNVKANIVNAGDGTHEHPTQALLDSFSIKEKLGDVAGKKVAIIGDILHSRVALSNIFCLQKLGAEVMVCGPITLLPKYVESLGVKVELDVRKALQWCDVANVLRIQLERQQIKYFPSLREYSLYYGINRKMLEELDKEIVIMHPGPINRGVELSSDVADSEHAIILEQVQNGVAVRMAVLYLLAGARN from the coding sequence ATGTCTCAACTCAGCACCAAACACCTGTTAGGAATTAAAAACATCACAGAAAGTGATGTTCAATTAATATTAGAAACAGCGGCAAATTTCAAAGAAGTGATCAATAGGCCCATTAAAAAGGTGCCTTCATTGCGTGATATTACCATTGCCAATGTGTTTTTTGAAAATTCTACCAGAACCAAACTTTCCTTTGAATTGGCAGAAAAGCGATTGTCTGCTGATGTGGTGAATTTCTCTTCCAGCAATTCTTCCGTAAAAAAAGGGGAAACTCTGGTAGATACCGTGAATAATATCTTGTCTATGAAAGTGGACATGGTAGTAATGAGGCATTCCAGCCCAGGGGCTCCTCATTTCTTGAGTAGAAATGTGAAGGCAAATATTGTAAATGCCGGAGATGGTACCCATGAACACCCAACCCAGGCATTATTGGATTCTTTCTCTATTAAAGAGAAACTTGGAGACGTTGCTGGAAAGAAAGTGGCCATTATTGGAGATATACTTCATTCCAGAGTTGCACTCTCCAATATTTTCTGCCTTCAAAAACTTGGGGCTGAAGTCATGGTTTGCGGTCCAATCACGTTGTTGCCAAAATATGTAGAAAGCTTAGGAGTAAAGGTGGAGCTGGATGTGAGAAAAGCTCTTCAATGGTGCGATGTGGCAAATGTCTTGAGAATTCAGTTGGAACGTCAACAAATCAAATACTTCCCAAGCTTAAGAGAATATTCACTCTACTATGGGATCAACCGAAAAATGTTGGAAGAGTTGGATAAAGAGATTGTAATCATGCATCCAGGTCCCATCAATAGGGGAGTGGAATTGAGTTCAGATGTTGCTGACTCAGAGCATGCTATTATTCTGGAACAGGTTCAGAATGGGGTGGCAGTTAGAATGGCTGTACTCTATTTACTTGCTGGAGCTAGAAATTAA
- a CDS encoding ATP-dependent Clp protease ATP-binding subunit, protein MEAKFSNRVKEVISLSREEALRLGHDYIGTEHLLLGMIREGEGVAVSILKKLGVPLDELRGAIERAVKGTANHNVKNMANIPLTRQSEKVLKITYLEAKIFKSQLIGTEHLLLSILRDEDNIATQILNKFDVNYDSVKEMLEMQSDGGASPRARAEAEDGDEDGSKLFGSTGSGSGSSKAGAEKSRTPVLDNFGRDLTKMAEDDKLDPIIGREKEIERVAQILSRRKKNNPILIGEPGVGKTAIAEGLALRIVQKKVSRVLFNKRVVTLDLASLVAGTKYRGQFEERMKAVMNELEKSPNVILFIDELHTIVGAGGASGSLDASNMFKPALARGEIQCIGATTLDEYRQYIEKDGALARRFQMVMVDATSPEETIQILNNIKDKYEDHHNVNYTDAAIDACVKLSDRYISDRFLPDKAIDILDEAGARVHINNIHVPEEILKLEAEVEDIKTEKNRVVKSQKYEEAAQLRDKEKKLLEQLDVAKIKWEEESKSKRFTVDEEHVAEVIAMMTGIPAKRIAQNEGAKLLNMNEELAGKVIGQDEAIKKLTKAIQRTRVGLKDPKKPIGSFIFLGPTGVGKTELAKMLATYLFDKDDSLIRIDMSEYMEKFSVSRLVGAPPGYVGYEEGGQLTEKVRRKPYSVVLLDEIEKAHPDVFNILLQVLDDGILTDGLGRRVDFRNTIIIMTSNIGVRDLKDFGAGIGFANKAKQDNMDDVVKSTIQSALKKAFSPEFLNRLDDVVVFNSLTQEHLFKIIDISLNKLFSRITDLGYQIELTDKAKAFLAEKGYDQQYGARPLNRAIQKYLEDAIAEEILKGDLSEGDVITADYPGEGSELIISVNKKKEKAD, encoded by the coding sequence ATGGAAGCTAAATTTTCAAACAGAGTTAAAGAGGTGATCTCTCTCAGCCGTGAAGAAGCGCTTCGCCTGGGACATGATTATATTGGTACGGAACACCTCTTACTGGGGATGATACGAGAGGGGGAAGGTGTAGCTGTTTCCATTCTAAAAAAACTAGGAGTGCCTTTGGATGAATTGAGAGGAGCGATTGAAAGAGCCGTAAAAGGTACCGCAAATCACAATGTGAAAAATATGGCCAACATACCGCTGACAAGACAGTCGGAAAAGGTATTGAAGATTACCTATTTGGAAGCCAAAATATTTAAAAGCCAACTTATTGGCACAGAACATCTATTGCTTTCCATTCTTAGAGATGAGGATAACATTGCCACTCAGATATTAAATAAATTTGATGTCAATTATGACTCTGTAAAAGAAATGTTGGAGATGCAATCTGATGGAGGTGCCTCACCTAGAGCAAGAGCAGAAGCAGAGGATGGTGATGAGGATGGATCAAAATTATTTGGTTCTACAGGAAGTGGTTCTGGCAGTTCAAAAGCAGGTGCTGAAAAATCCCGAACTCCGGTATTGGATAATTTTGGCCGTGATCTCACCAAGATGGCGGAGGATGATAAATTAGACCCAATCATCGGTAGAGAAAAAGAGATTGAGCGAGTAGCTCAGATTCTTTCCAGAAGAAAGAAAAACAACCCAATTCTTATCGGTGAGCCAGGAGTTGGTAAAACTGCCATTGCGGAAGGTCTAGCACTTAGAATTGTTCAAAAGAAAGTTTCAAGAGTCTTATTCAACAAACGAGTGGTGACTTTGGATCTTGCTTCATTGGTTGCAGGCACGAAGTATAGAGGACAGTTTGAGGAGAGAATGAAAGCAGTGATGAACGAGTTGGAAAAGTCTCCAAATGTGATCTTGTTTATCGATGAGCTTCATACCATAGTGGGAGCTGGAGGAGCATCCGGATCATTAGATGCATCCAATATGTTTAAACCGGCTTTGGCCAGAGGGGAAATCCAATGTATTGGAGCAACTACTCTGGATGAGTATAGACAATACATCGAAAAGGATGGTGCCTTGGCACGTCGTTTCCAAATGGTTATGGTGGATGCTACTTCACCTGAAGAGACCATCCAAATCTTGAATAACATCAAGGACAAGTACGAGGATCACCACAATGTAAATTATACCGACGCAGCCATTGATGCTTGTGTGAAATTGTCTGATCGTTATATCTCTGATCGTTTCTTGCCAGATAAGGCGATTGACATTTTAGATGAAGCGGGTGCAAGAGTGCATATCAACAATATTCATGTTCCAGAGGAAATCCTTAAACTGGAAGCTGAAGTAGAAGATATCAAAACAGAAAAGAACCGTGTTGTTAAGTCTCAGAAATATGAAGAAGCAGCACAGTTGAGGGATAAAGAGAAGAAGTTGTTAGAGCAACTTGATGTAGCTAAGATTAAATGGGAAGAAGAAAGTAAGTCAAAGAGATTTACAGTCGATGAAGAGCATGTTGCTGAGGTGATTGCAATGATGACTGGTATTCCAGCGAAGAGAATCGCTCAGAATGAAGGAGCAAAACTGCTCAACATGAATGAGGAATTGGCTGGAAAAGTAATTGGTCAAGATGAAGCCATCAAGAAATTAACGAAGGCAATTCAGCGAACGAGAGTTGGACTTAAAGATCCTAAAAAGCCGATTGGCTCCTTTATTTTCTTAGGGCCAACAGGTGTTGGAAAAACTGAGTTGGCAAAAATGCTTGCTACTTACCTATTCGATAAAGATGATTCCTTGATTCGAATAGATATGTCTGAATACATGGAGAAATTCTCCGTATCCAGATTGGTGGGAGCGCCTCCAGGATACGTTGGTTATGAAGAGGGTGGTCAGCTTACCGAAAAAGTAAGAAGAAAGCCTTATTCAGTGGTCTTGCTCGATGAAATCGAAAAAGCGCACCCAGATGTATTCAATATCCTTCTACAAGTATTGGATGATGGAATATTGACAGATGGATTGGGTAGAAGAGTAGATTTCAGAAACACCATCATTATCATGACTTCCAATATTGGGGTTCGTGATCTGAAAGATTTCGGAGCTGGAATTGGTTTTGCCAACAAGGCTAAGCAAGACAACATGGATGATGTGGTAAAATCTACTATTCAGTCTGCTTTGAAAAAGGCTTTCAGTCCAGAGTTCTTGAACCGTTTGGATGATGTCGTGGTCTTCAATTCTTTGACTCAGGAGCATTTGTTCAAAATCATCGATATCAGTTTGAATAAGCTGTTCTCCAGAATTACTGATTTGGGCTACCAAATTGAGTTGACAGATAAGGCGAAAGCATTTTTGGCTGAAAAAGGTTATGACCAGCAGTATGGTGCACGTCCGTTGAATAGAGCCATTCAGAAATACCTGGAAGATGCCATAGCAGAAGAAATTCTAAAAGGTGATTTGTCAGAAGGGGATGTCATCACAGCTGATTATCCTGGAGAAGGTTCTGAATTGATTATTTCAGTAAATAAAAAGAAAGAAAAGGCAGATTAA
- a CDS encoding outer membrane beta-barrel protein — protein MKKLFVIALLLTLCQYTMAQHAGRFRMGMDLGAAIPKGGGIGALVNLEPKVNLKDNMNVGIRFGIAGLAKDVTYYDFTEDYEGEISANISISGTFDYYFNQGGTQLAPYIGAGFGYYTLSSVQIDNGDFDVPDNFGDLEADFKWAPMVRAGVELGKFRMGAEYNFVPKSNLQNASGEVIGEAINQYFGFTLGFYVGGGRWRGM, from the coding sequence ATGAAAAAACTTTTTGTAATCGCACTACTTCTAACGCTCTGCCAATATACCATGGCTCAGCATGCTGGAAGATTTAGAATGGGGATGGACTTAGGCGCTGCTATTCCCAAAGGAGGTGGCATAGGAGCCTTGGTAAACTTAGAGCCCAAAGTCAACTTAAAAGACAATATGAATGTTGGAATAAGATTTGGAATAGCTGGACTCGCAAAAGATGTGACCTACTATGATTTTACAGAAGATTACGAAGGGGAAATTTCTGCTAACATTTCTATTTCAGGCACCTTTGATTATTATTTTAATCAAGGGGGTACCCAATTGGCTCCTTACATAGGGGCAGGTTTTGGATATTACACTTTAAGCAGTGTTCAAATTGATAATGGGGATTTTGATGTGCCTGATAATTTCGGTGATCTAGAAGCTGATTTTAAATGGGCTCCTATGGTCAGAGCCGGGGTGGAATTAGGCAAGTTCAGAATGGGTGCAGAATACAACTTCGTCCCAAAAAGCAACTTACAAAATGCCTCAGGAGAGGTCATTGGAGAGGCAATCAACCAATATTTTGGATTTACTCTAGGATTCTATGTTGGTGGCGGAAGATGGAGAGGAATGTAA
- the polX gene encoding DNA polymerase/3'-5' exonuclease PolX — MDHKTILKKLKLCIQLMELHEENSFKIRSYQSALNSLERGDQDLMDLSEEELQKIPGVGKSILEAILSLKETETFPALEELLEKTPSGVLEILQIKGLGPKKVKVLWQEIGITSTHELMEACQSGKVAKTKGFGEKTQQTIIENLEFKASNEGKWLYADVEETILALSKELEALYQRSEFGLVGDFARKMEIISSAEWLIGMESLFGGKEKLKNWDSITWDMSASGPFAWRGKVNDLDLLVTVHFCSKKEFVCKKILLSSSPAFLSESVTEKENVGDLLNKNDYSNEEEFFQNYKLEFIPVEMREGFGEVALAKEHKIGKLLEDSDLKGILHNHSTYSDGKHSLKQMAEYCRDLGYEYLGISDHSRTAFYAGGLEVERIIKQHQEIDELNKELAPFKIFKGIESDILPDGSLDYPDDVLESFDFIVSSIHSILNMDIKKATNRLLTAIENPYTTILGHPTGRLLLRRAGYPIDHKTIIDACAKNKVVIEINANPWRLDLDWRWVRYAIDQGVMLSINPDAHEMDGYSDMKYGVLTGRKGGLTKVMTLNALSREEIDSFFSKRKASIKSKSK; from the coding sequence TTGGACCACAAGACTATCCTGAAAAAATTAAAATTATGTATTCAACTCATGGAGCTTCATGAGGAGAACTCATTTAAAATAAGAAGTTATCAAAGTGCGCTCAATTCCCTCGAACGTGGAGATCAAGATTTAATGGACCTAAGCGAAGAGGAATTACAAAAAATACCCGGAGTCGGAAAAAGTATTTTGGAAGCGATTCTTTCTTTGAAGGAAACAGAAACATTCCCTGCCTTGGAAGAACTCCTGGAAAAAACACCTTCAGGCGTTTTGGAAATCCTTCAAATAAAAGGACTTGGCCCAAAAAAAGTAAAAGTGCTCTGGCAAGAAATAGGAATCACCAGCACCCATGAACTAATGGAAGCCTGTCAATCTGGTAAAGTTGCCAAGACCAAAGGATTCGGGGAAAAAACCCAACAGACCATCATTGAAAATCTTGAGTTTAAAGCCTCAAACGAGGGAAAGTGGTTGTATGCTGATGTAGAAGAAACCATCCTTGCGTTATCGAAAGAATTAGAAGCACTTTATCAGAGATCAGAATTTGGGCTAGTAGGAGATTTTGCAAGAAAAATGGAAATCATTTCCTCTGCAGAATGGCTGATTGGGATGGAGTCTTTGTTCGGTGGCAAGGAGAAACTTAAAAATTGGGACTCCATTACCTGGGACATGTCCGCTTCAGGGCCATTTGCTTGGAGAGGAAAAGTTAATGACCTGGACCTTTTGGTAACAGTTCACTTTTGTAGCAAAAAGGAATTCGTATGTAAAAAAATACTTCTCAGTTCCTCCCCTGCTTTCTTGAGTGAATCAGTCACCGAAAAAGAAAACGTGGGTGATCTCCTCAATAAAAATGACTATTCCAATGAAGAAGAGTTTTTTCAAAATTACAAGTTGGAATTTATTCCTGTAGAAATGCGGGAAGGTTTTGGAGAAGTAGCCTTGGCCAAAGAACATAAGATTGGAAAATTATTGGAGGACTCAGATTTAAAAGGAATTCTTCACAATCATTCAACCTATAGTGATGGAAAGCATAGCTTAAAACAAATGGCAGAATATTGCCGAGATTTAGGCTATGAATACCTTGGGATTTCTGACCATAGCCGCACTGCTTTTTATGCAGGAGGATTGGAAGTGGAACGTATCATCAAACAGCACCAAGAAATCGATGAGCTAAATAAGGAATTGGCACCTTTCAAAATTTTCAAAGGAATAGAAAGTGACATATTACCCGACGGAAGTCTAGATTATCCTGATGATGTCTTGGAAAGCTTTGACTTCATCGTTTCTTCTATTCATTCTATTTTGAACATGGATATCAAAAAGGCTACAAACAGATTGTTGACAGCCATTGAAAATCCATATACGACCATCTTGGGACATCCCACTGGTAGACTATTATTGAGAAGAGCCGGCTATCCTATTGATCATAAGACCATCATTGATGCATGTGCAAAAAACAAGGTGGTCATAGAAATCAATGCCAACCCTTGGAGATTGGACCTTGATTGGAGATGGGTTCGATATGCTATAGACCAAGGCGTCATGCTTTCAATCAATCCAGATGCCCATGAAATGGATGGATATTCGGACATGAAATATGGAGTATTGACCGGTAGAAAAGGTGGCCTCACAAAAGTCATGACCTTAAATGCGCTTTCGAGAGAAGAGATTGACTCTTTCTTTTCCAAAAGAAAGGCTTCGATTAAATCTAAAAGCAAATAA
- the pyrR gene encoding bifunctional pyr operon transcriptional regulator/uracil phosphoribosyltransferase PyrR: MQKRLVLDEGQIAITLRRFCHQLIENHDDFENTVLLGLQPRGTLLVDKIVSLLEEISGVKVPSGYLDATFHRDDFRRRDLPLKANETKIDFLVEGKKVIVVDDVLYKGRSVRAAMDAMIAFGRPQKVELMVLVDRKLTRDYPIRPDYYGIRINTLESQYVIVEWKEQGHEKDAIWITEKDKN, encoded by the coding sequence ATGCAAAAAAGGCTAGTCTTAGACGAAGGACAGATTGCCATCACCCTGAGGAGATTCTGTCATCAACTCATCGAAAATCACGACGATTTCGAAAATACGGTACTTTTAGGATTACAACCCAGAGGAACATTGCTGGTTGATAAGATTGTTTCCTTGCTTGAAGAAATTTCAGGAGTCAAAGTACCATCAGGTTATTTGGATGCTACATTCCATCGAGACGATTTCCGTAGAAGAGATTTGCCGCTAAAGGCCAATGAAACCAAAATTGATTTTTTGGTAGAGGGCAAAAAGGTGATTGTGGTAGATGATGTGCTTTACAAAGGTCGATCAGTGAGAGCAGCCATGGATGCCATGATTGCTTTTGGAAGGCCACAAAAAGTAGAGCTGATGGTGCTTGTAGACAGAAAACTTACCCGGGATTACCCTATTAGGCCAGACTATTACGGTATTCGAATCAATACCCTGGAAAGCCAATATGTAATTGTAGAATGGAAGGAGCAAGGGCACGAAAAAGACGCAATTTGGATCACAGAGAAAGATAAAAATTAA
- a CDS encoding pyridoxal-phosphate dependent enzyme: MIYNSIIETIGNTPMIRLNKLAKGIKGDVLVKVEYFNPGNSMKDRMAVKMVEDAEKAGLLKPGGTIIEGTSGNTGMGLALAAVAKGYKCIFTMADKQSKEKIDILKAVGAEVIVCPTNVSPEDPRSYYSVAKKLNQDIPNSFYPNQYDNLSNTAAHYETTGPEIWNDTEGKITHYAAGVGTGGSMCGTATYLKEQNPDIVTVGIDTYGSVFKKYKETGIFDEKEVYPYLTEGIGEDILPKNVNFDVIDHFVKVTDKDAAVMTRRLAREEGLFVGWSCGSAVHGALEWAKENLKKGDQMVIILPDHGTRYLGKVYNDEWMRNHGFLEDKTFATARDIISGRKGSYHLVSTLKTDSVRNAIGLMNKTSVSQIPVMENEEVVGCLTDNKLLAKIIENPELKDAKVSDVMEESMHFVALDSTLDVLSSMVEKEKAVLVRDENNQIHIITKHDILEAFTN, translated from the coding sequence ATGATCTATAATTCCATCATTGAAACCATCGGGAATACCCCGATGATCCGATTGAATAAACTCGCCAAGGGAATCAAAGGCGATGTTTTAGTAAAGGTTGAATATTTTAATCCAGGCAATTCTATGAAAGATAGAATGGCCGTGAAGATGGTGGAGGATGCCGAAAAGGCAGGACTTTTAAAACCAGGAGGTACTATCATAGAAGGGACTAGTGGAAATACTGGAATGGGCTTGGCTTTAGCTGCTGTGGCGAAAGGCTATAAATGTATTTTCACCATGGCTGACAAACAGTCAAAAGAAAAGATAGATATCCTCAAGGCGGTAGGTGCAGAGGTAATTGTTTGTCCAACTAACGTTTCCCCGGAAGATCCAAGATCCTATTATTCCGTCGCAAAGAAGTTGAATCAGGATATTCCAAATTCTTTTTATCCGAACCAATACGATAACCTTTCCAATACCGCAGCACATTATGAAACAACTGGGCCTGAAATATGGAATGATACAGAGGGCAAAATAACCCATTATGCAGCAGGTGTAGGGACGGGCGGATCAATGTGTGGTACGGCTACATATCTTAAGGAACAGAATCCGGATATTGTTACCGTTGGGATCGATACCTATGGTTCAGTATTTAAAAAATATAAGGAGACTGGAATTTTTGATGAAAAGGAAGTATATCCATATCTGACAGAGGGAATTGGAGAAGACATTCTCCCAAAGAATGTCAACTTCGATGTGATAGATCACTTTGTGAAAGTTACAGATAAGGATGCAGCAGTAATGACCCGCAGGTTAGCTAGAGAAGAGGGACTGTTTGTAGGTTGGTCTTGTGGATCAGCTGTTCATGGGGCATTGGAATGGGCCAAAGAGAACTTAAAAAAAGGAGATCAAATGGTGATCATTCTTCCAGACCATGGAACTCGATACTTAGGGAAAGTCTATAATGACGAATGGATGAGAAATCATGGGTTCTTGGAAGATAAGACATTTGCAACAGCTAGGGATATTATTTCCGGAAGAAAAGGTAGCTACCATTTGGTGTCTACCCTTAAAACGGATTCAGTGAGAAATGCGATTGGTTTGATGAATAAAACTAGTGTCTCACAAATTCCTGTGATGGAAAATGAAGAGGTAGTCGGGTGTCTTACTGACAACAAATTATTGGCAAAAATTATTGAAAACCCAGAATTGAAAGATGCGAAAGTCTCCGATGTAATGGAAGAATCCATGCATTTCGTCGCATTGGATAGTACGCTGGACGTACTTTCTTCCATGGTAGAAAAGGAGAAAGCAGTTTTGGTGAGGGATGAGAACAATCAGATTCACATCATTACCAAACATGATATTTTGGAGGCGTTTACGAATTAA
- a CDS encoding EVE domain-containing protein, producing the protein MNYWMVKSEPGAYSWEDFKKKKEDVWDGVRNYQARNFLRDMKLGDLVMFYHSGKEKAVVGIAEVSEESFPDPTNKDWLAVRLKVNRDLNNPVSLKEIKSEDALSEMLMLRQTRLSVMSLQKDEFDIILKMSS; encoded by the coding sequence ATGAATTATTGGATGGTAAAATCGGAGCCAGGGGCATATTCCTGGGAAGATTTCAAAAAAAAGAAAGAAGATGTTTGGGATGGAGTAAGGAATTACCAAGCTCGTAACTTTTTACGTGATATGAAGTTAGGGGATTTGGTGATGTTTTATCATAGTGGGAAAGAAAAAGCAGTAGTGGGGATAGCAGAAGTTTCGGAGGAAAGTTTTCCAGATCCCACCAATAAGGATTGGTTAGCCGTAAGATTGAAAGTGAACAGGGACTTGAATAATCCCGTTTCATTAAAAGAAATCAAATCAGAAGATGCCTTATCGGAAATGTTGATGTTGCGGCAAACAAGGCTTTCTGTAATGTCTCTCCAAAAAGACGAATTTGATATTATCCTTAAAATGAGTTCATGA